In the genome of Thermoanaerobaculia bacterium, one region contains:
- a CDS encoding response regulator transcription factor translates to MKRVLVVDDDPAIRKVVREALSREGFEVETAADGREAIEKAEAAPFDLVITDLSMPNVDGHGLVREMRKNSDVPILVLTVRAEEKAKVALLDAGADDYVVKPFGVAELLARVRALLRRQAPAVAGPLRFGDVEVDLAGKRVLRGGREIHLTPTEFALLETFLSKPGALWTHRQLIAAVWEGGEGVTNDTVRVHVGSLRRKIEPDPNRPRRIVTEPWVGYRFNPGE, encoded by the coding sequence GTGAAACGCGTCCTCGTCGTCGACGACGACCCGGCGATCCGCAAGGTCGTCCGGGAGGCGCTCTCCCGTGAAGGATTCGAGGTCGAGACGGCCGCCGACGGCCGGGAAGCGATCGAGAAGGCCGAGGCGGCGCCGTTCGACCTCGTGATCACCGATCTCTCGATGCCGAACGTGGACGGGCACGGGCTGGTGCGCGAGATGCGGAAGAACTCCGACGTTCCGATCCTCGTGCTCACGGTCCGCGCCGAGGAGAAGGCGAAAGTCGCCCTTCTCGACGCCGGCGCGGACGACTACGTCGTGAAGCCCTTCGGCGTCGCCGAGCTCCTCGCGCGGGTCCGCGCGCTGCTTCGCCGGCAGGCTCCCGCCGTGGCGGGCCCGCTGCGGTTCGGCGATGTCGAAGTCGACCTGGCCGGGAAGCGCGTCCTGCGCGGCGGCCGCGAGATCCACCTCACGCCGACCGAGTTCGCGCTCCTCGAGACGTTCCTCTCGAAGCCCGGCGCGCTCTGGACGCACCGGCAGCTCATCGCCGCGGTCTGGGAAGGGGGCGAAGGCGTGACGAACGACACGGTGCGCGTTCACGTCGGGAGCCTGCGGCGGAAGATCGAGCCCGACCCGAATCGTCCCCGCCGCATCGTGACGGAGCCCTGGGTCGGCTACCGCTTCAACCCGGGCGAATAG